Genomic segment of Arachis hypogaea cultivar Tifrunner chromosome 11, arahy.Tifrunner.gnm2.J5K5, whole genome shotgun sequence:
TTCCTCTGCAGATCCGTGCTGGCTCAGGATCCTCCCATTTGCTTGAATCCGGAACTGTTCTTCCCATCAAGGTTTTATACTTcgatatatattttcaaaaatgattttttttttttttcattttattttcagaCTTTTGTGATATTTCATTTAGGTGTTATTTTGTTggaattatatttttttggtgCCAAAATAGTGGTttgctcttttttattttttcaacacaAAAATGGAATgcgatttatttattttttaatatttatgtggCCTGTAGATTCACAGGGACGAGGAGAGTGGGAAGGTTCTGAATCTGGTGTTTGTTTGGGCTGAAGATGGGATGAATTTGAAGGTTGATGTTCCTGTTGTGTTCAAAGGCGAAGATGTTTGTCTTGGTGTTCAGAAAGGTACTTCTTTTTGGCTTTCATCTACAGTTTATTGGTGTGGAAATTTCAGTCACTGTGACAATTTAGGCGTCATTTGACAATATTTGGGTTAGTAGGGAATGAAATATGAATATCATCAACACTACTTAGTTGCTTGCTTAAAGTGGTTTTgatgcattatatatatatagttttagaTCAAGGTCTTTAGTGCAAGTATCATGaataaacaataacaataaacgCATAAAacgctcaaatgacatagtttcTCCATACTCACTTAGAGGTGGTGGGTTCGAGCCTCATTcctaactttgaaaaaaaaaaaataaacgcaTAAAACTAGGCCGAGAAAATCTGCAGTGCCAGAGCCAAATTCTGTTGATATTGATGATGACATCACACTATTCATGGTGATGTGGTGCCTATCTCCGGGTGTTTGGTAGAAGATGGAAGGAAAAGCTGGGGAAGGAAAGGGATGAAGCAACAGACCTTATTCACACACCCCATTTGGGGGGTCACAAAATACAATGTGCGCAATGGCAAGGAGCGGCTTCAGTGTCCTTTGCTTTCCTTGCCCCTTCCTCCTAATAAACCTCTTCCAAACATGATCTTGTTGAACTGCTCATGCCACTCCTCACCCTTCAGTCCTCTGCCAACACTTCCAAAGTATTTTTCTTGGCTGAGGGACGCTGTAGGTTTTAAATATTTAtcgattgtaattttttttatgagattgGCAAATGTCAAatttcttggaaaaatactttgcTATTAAAATTTGCATATGTTAAACATGAATTAAAGATATAAGAACTTCCAACAATTTAGACATAGATTGTTCTTTGTTATCCATTTTTCAAATGATTTTGGCATAACTTTAGTGTCGAAGATATTGAGGATATCATAAATTTAATTGCACGCCTTCCGTTCTTTTATTTTcccttcattttaattatatggaCCTTGTTCTCTATAATCTATTCCCCATTTTTAAGCTGTTTGGAAAGTTTTATGTGAAATTGCAAAATATGGAACTTCAGCAATCTCTCAGTGTGAACAAGAGCAATTGTTAACTCTTTTTATTTCAAAGGTTTGTAATCATTGAATTAGCATTTAGCAAATAAATTGCTATGTAAGACCTCTATAGGATAGACTGCAAGTTGATTGCGTTTCTGTTGGGGATCATGCCTCTTATTCGGCCTTGGTACTAGTAGTCAAAAAGGCATGAAAGAAGGTAGTAGATTGGTAGAAGGCATTTGTTGAGTAGATAGGAACCAAACGAACTAGGAGTCTAGGAGAATAAAGGATCTCCAAATTAATTGGGAATTTTTCTACCCAAATGAGACTTTGTAAGAATTTGTCTAAGCAGTTCTCTGAGGAAGAAGAGCGCGAGTATGTATGGTTGTTTGGATAACGAAAAGAACACACTCAAAAAGGAGGCAATTGAACTAAGAGTCTAAGACTAATGTGTTCTTgacattttctttgaattaatactttcttccattttcttgctCTATTTTGAGAAGATACTATAATCAGTTTCTACAAAAGTTCTGAAAATATATCTGTTTGAAATTtggattatttttaaatatacaaattaTACAATATGTGAAAACTGAAAAGTGATTGTTTAGCCCCAAGAAAATTATGTTATGCTAAAAGAAAGAATCATGTCCAAAGGCACCCTTAGATGTTTTGCATGTTAACACCCTGAGTTAAGCCCTTCAATGGACTGTTTGCATGTTACCTTGTGAAAATATGGGCAACATGGAAATTCTAGATTTAGATGCCTTCTACGTGGGGTTATCTTGTTGCCTTTCTTTAATTGATTCTAATATCTTCCAGTACCAATCAAACTTTTATTTCAATATCACTCTTTATAGCAATTCATTCTTTCATTCATTATTAGCACACTGTGTGTTTTATTAGCTTGTAATATTCTTTTTCACAATGGCCATTTATTACATAGAGCTGtgtttaaaaatttctaatgagtaaagtatcgtttttgtccttaaTGTTtgggtaagtctcaaagttgtccctaacgtttgaatcgtcctatttaagtccctaacgtttcaaaattgactcaatgttgttttgccgttaggaatctgttaacggaattgacggcgggacaaaattgagacgattttgaaacgttagggacttaaataggacgaacacgttggggacaaaaacaatacatagaaataaattttaattttatccttcaataatatcaattttttacggtacatagttattcaattattttttaataacatctaagtaaattacacttaatcacattaattttattctaaataaattcattttttataattttattcttaaaaatttttactcatcataaaatgtttgtaaaatgactagtacataaacttgttgggaaaaaaaatgatacatatacaataCAGTAATGTGATTCTAGTCATTTTATAAACATTTCATGATGAATAAAAATCTttgagagtaaaattataaaaaaagataaatttatttagaataaaagtaatgtgattaagtgtaatttacttaaatgtgattaaaaaataatcgaATAATTATGTACCGTAAAAGATCGATATTagtaaaggataaaattaaaatttatttctatgtatcgtttttgtttccaacgttttcgtcctatttaagtccctaacgtttcaaaatcgtctcaattttgtcccgccatcAATTCCGTTAACAGATTCTTAacggacaacattgagtcaattttgaaacgttagggacataaATAGGACGATTCAAACGTTAGGGATAACTTTGAGACTCACTCCAAACGttggggataaaaacgatactttactcaatttTTAATCAATTCCCTATAGTCTAAAAGACGATTTAGCGTGCCATTTAAAATATCTGGTCTTTTTTTAAATAGCTAAGTTGGCTTCAATGTGTTATAGTGCTAGCATGATATTAACTTTGAATGCCTTTACAGGGGGGATGTTAAATAAGATCAGAACTAGCGTAAAATATCTCTGTCCATCAGAGCATATTCCTTCAAAAATTGAGGTGGACGTGAGTAATCTTGATATTGAAGATAAGATATTCATCCGCGATATTGAGGTTCATCCATCCTTGAAGCTTCTGAGCAAGAATGAAAACATGCCCATATGTAAAGTAGTTCCAACAAGTTTGGGACACCAAGCGAAGGAGGATCAATGATCTCAGAGTCCTTATATGTTATATTATTCAACAGGAGAAATGCCAAGGGACAgattcaatttccaaataaagagGTGTAGTTTGGTGGGTATGCTGTAGCAGCGATGAGTGCAAGCACCTGCATGTTACAACTGTTTTATATTAGTATAGGCggcttttgaattttgatttccaTGCAATTTTCTTATCGAATTTACGACTTAGATGTaagttcttgaagatgaattgCCATGCAAGTCTCCAAACGTCTGTTTACACAGGACCATCTTAGATTGACCCAATTTCTCTTCCCTATCTTTCTTTAATGATGTTGGGAGTACTGAGGAACAAGATTAAATCTTCATTTTGGTCCTGAAAGTTATTTCTTTCTAACATCTTAGACTAAAATTACAATTTAGTTTCTGAAATTAAAAAGTTATTCAATCagtatcaaatatatatatatatttttacgtATAGTGGGAATTGAAGACAAGTTTGGTGTATACATTTTTTTTCCCCTAAAATACTCTTTagtattagattaaattatatatttttgtctttgaagtttgttaaaaattttaaaaatacttctaagttttattattattacaacacttttattttactatttataggatTTGAACATAAAACCTTTTAGTTTGTGCTAGGAATGTTACATTTTAGAGTTTCATTGACTAGTATATGATCGGATGGTGCATTTTCAAATTTGAGAAAATTTAGTCATATATGCATGTACAAAAATGCTGTGTTACCAAATTACGTAACCACAAGAGGAACTCCTAGCAAATCAAGAACACAATCTAAAACCACTCCCATAACCACCGGTATCCTTCCATTTAGCAGCGATTTCGAAAACAACCTCCAAATCTCCGCAGCAAAGCAACGTGTTTCTAGCAATGGTATATGATATGTGAGGTATGAAACCTGATTACAAACAATtaagaaatatttttctaagatGAGAAGAGTTTTTACAaagtgaaatatatatatatatatatatgagaactAGAACAATGAACACTTTGATATTTTTCGAGCAGTACTTTGTTAGTTCTTTTGGGGTTCCTTTGACAGTTTGACTCATATATTGTGGTAGAGTCATTTGTCCATTGGGATTTCGTTCCTCTTTCAATGTTACATCATTCTATACTCTAAATGGAAAGGATGCTTGTATTTTTGGTTTAGATGCCTTTTCCATTTAAGGCAGTTTCGTCCTATAATGTATATAGcggagagaaaaatattttaaattgctGGCTTATTGAGAGAGTGaatgattaaattaatattcgaaaGATCACTTCTtcttcaaattagtttttaaaatatttttttaatcaaattctttctttaaagattttaagttagTTATTTTAGTCCTTTCGTCACTTTCATTGCTAATGACATCAAAATTTGTTGATGTGATAGGTTAAATGACACTACAACACATATTTAGTAGTCTTAATTGGCGACTATCgtaataagtttatgaaattagatcaaattaacTCCAAATTGAGGGATTCCAATGCCTCAAGTTCTTCCttcaattaggttttgatttgatttaatttcataaacttatcatattaatagtcaattaaaataTGTGTTGTAGTATCACTTAAGGTTCCACATTAATAAATTTTGGTGtcgtcaacaaaaaaaaaatgacagAAGAACTAACtcgattaatttaaaatctttaaaggacGAATTTAACCATTATCCTCTCAAAAAGTATATTGAGCCAAAACTATCTATTTTTTATGCAATACTATTATTCGCAGCACCATTTATGAAATCCAATTTCAtgtgttcttttatttttgaggTATAAGAAAGTAACTTTTCCCATTTCTTAAATAGATTGATAATTTAAAAAGTCATTTTGAGGTTGTGACTTTGTAGTGTCGGATGGAAATGGatctttttaattgttaaaaaaaaattaaaggtaTAAAATGTAATCTTTAATCTTTTATTgttctctctctcatatttattttcggccgtacttataaaattaatgatgataaatcatattttatttttttaattattaaaaaaattgaaaggatGGATTCCTCAATCTTTCCCATGTATCAATTTAATCTAATTTACATATACGACTTTGAAAATAATTCTCTAGTAATTTCAAAGCATTTGAGCATCttgttatattaaaattaataaaatatttaattaaagtaAAAATCTCATCCGTATAAAGAAAAATAGTTTAATATTCAAATACCTAAAAGGCTAAAACCTCATTTAGATAACCAAAGGACAAGACGGTAAAAAGAGTAGCCTAATCCATGGAAgtgatgaaactaaagatgtgtGGATACTAATACAGGACACAATACAacatgaaatataaaatattttttaaataaattataataatattttaatattttattaatattaaaatataaattaatttttaattatttttaatattttttaattatataaattatttaaaatatattttattttaataattaataatatatattaatttaaatttattttaataatacatattaagaataaaattaaacatactaatatataataatatttaaatatatctaaatatatttaaattttagtcacaaaaaaaaaaatatatatatatatatatttgaattttatttttattttttattaagacataattaaataaaaaaatacaatatatgtaaaatatatcTAACACAATAACACACAAATTAAAGAAGTGTCGTTGCTTGATAGGATGAAACAATATGCAACTTGAACTCGGTAATAAAAACACGAAACTGTAAAAGGCGAGTGTGAGTAAATTAATTGGGTATGGGGTGAGTTGTTTGTGTGCATTATCTGGCGGGAACTAAAGCACATAGCTATAGGCCTATAGCTACCGCCTACCGCCTACCGCCTACCGCCTACCGCGTCCAAAATAGCACAACCCCTTATTTCACGCCGACATAATAGTTTTgttacaacaaaataaaaacaaagcgaGAGAAAtcgagagaaagagagagagagctcgactTAGAGGGTAGTTTTCTTCTCTGTTTCTCTATCTCTCTCGAAAGCCAGAAATCTAGAACCATATCCACTAATAAGATCACCGCCCTAACGAAAAAGAAACTGCCAAAATCTTTAATGAAGGGACAAAGGTTTTGTTAGGACGCTAGAATAACCACCATGTTAATTAATACACGAAAGATTAACATTCCTTCTCCCTTGCATTTTGCTCCATGAATCGTTATCATCATTCCATTtcttcaaataaaattttgaataaaacaaCAGGGGAATTAGAACTCTTGATCTTATCTTCATTGTTCGAGAAATAACCATGCGGTGGATACACCTTACGTTTACCAAAGACAAAGACAAAAACAACTattacgcttcttcttcttcttcctcctcctcttcttcttcttccgtcGTTGAAAACCACAAGAAAGCATGGCGGTTCCGCAACGGGAACAAGAAGCGTCTCAACAACGATGGAAAGTCCGCTAACAGTTACAAGAAGCATGTTGACGTGGAAGAGGAGGCTGCCGTGGCGATTACGACAACCTCTCCTTCCGGCATTCGCACCACATCCACCTCCTCCTCTGCGTCAgcgtcttcctcctcttcctccgccATGCCTCTCCCGTTGCCTTTGCCGCAGCGTGATGCAGAATGTCGCCAACCGTCACCTGTAAGAACCTCCAGCGGCGCTAGCTCCAATGGCTATCGATCCGCGGAGGATCGCGATCAAACTGATGCTGCGGCAGCTGTCAACGGTTCATCCTTCACGGGCTTCAAGATGAGGAGGTATTGTTTATTGAATAACGTAATGCCACTTGAAAACCTAATTTGTGTGCAATTATTGAAAGGTTTTGTCTCTTTACAAAATAGAATCACGGAATGTATATATGATTCTGTATTCTGATTGATTGCCAAAATGGACTAAAACTTCTGTTAGGATTATTGCATGGACCAGTGTCAATGTTTAATTTTTCTGAAGCTGTTAGAATTATTCCTTATGTTTTTGTTTCTTTATACTAGCAATATCAATATGCCCTGCGAAATGGATATCGtaagaattctttttttttttttccccgaATATTGTTGCAGTGTTTTTGCTAGCAACCGAGACACAAGGCGGAAGGCTGATCAGGTAGAAAATCGCTTGTCACCGAGATCTCAAGAAAACTATTGCTTAAGCCACTCCGGCAGGAGTGGTTCGAGTAGTCCCTTTGCAAGTCCCAAGATCAGTCCGTGTAGCACAGATGATTTCGTGCCATATCATTATGTGGCTCCAAAAGGAAACCAATTCTGGTCTGCACCGGAGATAACTAATTCAGAATCATCCATTCATCCAATCTTTGATTTATCGGCGTCTGGCACCGAAACCTCGCCAAAGGGAAGACCTCAGCTACTCCATGTTAAGAGCTCAAGTGGACCTCCATCACCCTTGCACGGCGGCATGATGAATGAGACTGCATCAGCGCGCCGGGCTGAAGGTAATTCTGTCAGTGTCCACCGTTTACCCCTGCCTCCCATGCCCAACTCACCTACCCTAACCGCTGCAACTACCTACTCCCACGCCCCGGGGAGATCAGAATCTTTGCCAATGAAAAGCCAATGGAAGAAAGGGAAACTTATTGGTCGTGGCACGTTTGGAAGTGTTTATGTTGGCACTAATAGGTATGTATATAAATTTAGTTACATTGAATTcttatagttttaccaaatttgtaattaaatctcTATAGTTtaaacaaaaatgttatttgtacgcTAAAATAGCCATTATTTATCTGTGTAGTTTAGCTCATTTTTAATGCGTATTTTGTATTTCAAGATAT
This window contains:
- the LOC112720438 gene encoding uncharacterized protein; translation: MAQRWRSAAGHLRTVAAATRRGPSSFRSSCYHTIQAIPREFTGSRVSARERTQGRIPAVVFFQTLLEKDPTTRPSFSSKKHLVTVERKQIKTILKSPDAFSFCSTRFPLQIRAGSGSSHLLESGTVLPIKIHRDEESGKVLNLVFVWAEDGMNLKVDVPVVFKGEDVCLGVQKGGMLNKIRTSVKYLCPSEHIPSKIEVDVSNLDIEDKIFIRDIEVHPSLKLLSKNENMPICKVVPTSLGHQAKEDQ
- the LOC112720439 gene encoding mitogen-activated protein kinase kinase kinase 5, producing the protein MRWIHLTFTKDKDKNNYYASSSSSSSSSSSSVVENHKKAWRFRNGNKKRLNNDGKSANSYKKHVDVEEEAAVAITTTSPSGIRTTSTSSSASASSSSSSAMPLPLPLPQRDAECRQPSPVRTSSGASSNGYRSAEDRDQTDAAAAVNGSSFTGFKMRSVFASNRDTRRKADQVENRLSPRSQENYCLSHSGRSGSSSPFASPKISPCSTDDFVPYHYVAPKGNQFWSAPEITNSESSIHPIFDLSASGTETSPKGRPQLLHVKSSSGPPSPLHGGMMNETASARRAEGNSVSVHRLPLPPMPNSPTLTAATTYSHAPGRSESLPMKSQWKKGKLIGRGTFGSVYVGTNRETGALCAVKEVELCHEDPTSIESIKQLEQEIKVLSQLKHSNIVQYYGSEVVEDKFNIYLEYVHPGSINKYVRDHCGAITESVVRNFTRHILSGLAYLHSKKTIHRDIKGANLLVDSAGVVKLADFGMAKHLNGYEGNLSLKGSPYWMAPELMQTVVMHKDNNSDLAYATDIWSLGCTIIEMFNGKPPWSEFEGAAAMFKVMKDTPPIPETLSSEGKDFLRCCFRRNPAERPTAAMLLEHRFLKNSQPMDVTPSTQLYNGTTIMDKTLGPHSPTGHLENIPDQISITCEKIAKLKAAERRGILIPNLDILPAFQRQ